CAGTATGCCGGGCCTGGATTTGGCATGGTTTCCGCAGCGTGGCGCTGAGCCGGAAGTTGATTTTGTTATAACCATTGGAGAACACCGTATTCCGTTGGAAGTAAAATATCAGCACCGAATTGACAGCCATCGTGATACCATCGGCCTGCGTGCGTTTATGGAAAAGACCGTCAATAATGCGCCGTTCGGCATTCTCATTACTCTCCGTGACGGGGGTCCAGCTCATGACCCGCGTATTATCATGTTGCCGCTTTCGTCTCTCTTGTTAATGCGTTGAATCAGTCATCATCTCTCGGCCCCTCCATCTTCTTCCGCATGCTCGCGCGCTTGTCCGCATCCAATTCCATCTTCCGCAGCCGAATGCTTTTGGGAGTGACTTCCACCAACTCGTCTTCGGCGATGAACTCGATCGCCTGATCCAGGCTCAAAATTTTTGGTGGACGCAAGACAATCGTCGCGTCAGCGGTGGAGCTGCGCATGTTGGTGAGCTTCTTTTCTTTGGTGATGTTGACGTCGAGATCGCCGCTGCGGTTGCGGTCGCCGACGATCATGCCGCCATAAACTTCGGTGCCGACTTGGATAAACAGTTCACCACGTTCTTCCAAACCATAGCTCGCATAGGCCGTGGCGCGCCCGGCGCGATCCGCCACCAATGCGCCGCTCGTCCGTTGCGGAATGGCGCCATGCCACGGCGCGTAGCCGTCGAACAGCGTGTTCATGATGCCCGTGCCTTTGGTATCGGTGAGAAATTCGTTGCGATAGCCGATCAACCCGCGTGAAGGGATGCGAAACTCCAGATTCACCCGGCCGGTGCCGTGATTCACCAGATTCGTCATGCGGCCTTTGCGCGAGCCGAGTTTTTCATTGACAATGCCGATGAACTCTTCCGGCACGTCGAGAAACACGTGCTCCATCGGCTCGAGCCGCCTGCCATTCTCTTCGCGAGTGATAACGCGCGGCTTGGAAACCATAAACTCGTAACCTTCGCGGCGCATCGTTTCAATGAGAATCGCAAGCTGCAATTCGCCGCGGCCGCAGACTTCAAAGCTGTCGGCGCGCTCCAGCGGCTTCACGCGCAGCGCCACGTTGTGCAGAATTTCTTTCTCCAATCGTTCACGGAGATGGCGCGAAGTGAGATATTTGCCTTCGCGTCCGGCAAACGGGCTGTTGTTGACCGAAAAAATCATCGCCACCGTTGGCTCATCGACGCGAATGCGCGGCAACGGTTTCGGATTTTCGG
The window above is part of the candidate division KSB1 bacterium genome. Proteins encoded here:
- the typA gene encoding translational GTPase TypA, whose amino-acid sequence is MIKTNIRNIAIIAHVDHGKTTLVDGLLKQSGTFRENQATGERIMDSMDLERERGITIMAKNTAIWHDGVKINIVDTPGHADFGGEVERAISMVDGALLLVDASEGPLPQTRFVLKKALAVNLPIILVINKIDRSDARIQEVINEVYDLFIDLDANEHQIEFPIVYTNAKTGVAHRRLDDGSQNLLPLFEAILQTIPGPHADEAATPQFLVTNLDYDDYVGQLAIGRLKHGKLEMGKTYALCTEGNQVRQVKFSALYNFKGLQRLQVDAVECGDIAVVAGVEGIRIGDTISDAENPKPLPRIRVDEPTVAMIFSVNNSPFAGREGKYLTSRHLRERLEKEILHNVALRVKPLERADSFEVCGRGELQLAILIETMRREGYEFMVSKPRVITREENGRRLEPMEHVFLDVPEEFIGIVNEKLGSRKGRMTNLVNHGTGRVNLEFRIPSRGLIGYRNEFLTDTKGTGIMNTLFDGYAPWHGAIPQRTSGALVADRAGRATAYASYGLEERGELFIQVGTEVYGGMIVGDRNRSGDLDVNITKEKKLTNMRSSTADATIVLRPPKILSLDQAIEFIAEDELVEVTPKSIRLRKMELDADKRASMRKKMEGPRDDD